From Arachis stenosperma cultivar V10309 chromosome 2, arast.V10309.gnm1.PFL2, whole genome shotgun sequence, one genomic window encodes:
- the LOC130961451 gene encoding syntaxin-121-like, translating into MNDLFSGSFSRFRSTDQVSPDNQHHVIEMGATDGNVHLDKFFEEVEVVKEELKELEKLHESLRVSHERSKTLHSARAVKDLRASMDADVAIALKKAKLVKVRLEALDRSNAASRSLPGAGPGSSSDRTRTSVVSGLRKKLKDSMDSFNNLRQQISSEYRETVQRRYYTVTGENPDEKTVDLLISTGESETFLQKAIQQQGRATIMDTIQEIQERHDTVMEIERSLNELHQVFLDMAVLVQSQGEQIDDIENHVARANSYVRGGVQQLQVARKHQKNTRKWTLIAIIILIIIILIIVLPIVLKN; encoded by the exons ATGAATGACTTGTTCTCCGGCTCCTTCTCCCGCTTCCGCAGCACCGATCAAGTCTCTCCGGACAACCAACACCATGTCATAGAGATGGGCGCGACCGACGGCAACGTCCACCTCGACAAGTTCTTCGAGGAAGTGGAGGTCGTAAAGGAGGAGCTGAAGGAGTTGgagaagctccatgagagcctaAGAGTGTCCCATGAAAGGAGCAAGACCCTTCACAGCGCTAGAGCCGTGAAAGATCTTAGAGCCAGCATGGATGCTGACGTGGCAATAGCACTAAAAAAAGCCAAGCTTGTCAAGGTCCGACTCGAGGCACTAGACAGGTCCAACGCAGCAAGCCGAAGCTTGCCTGGTGCTGGACCTGGGTCTTCCTCGGATCGGACCAGGACATCCGTGGTGAGTGGATTGAGGAAGAAGTTGAAAGATTCCATGGACAGCTTCAACAACCTTAGACAACAAATATCCTCAGAGTACAGAGAGACCGTACAACGTAGATACTATACTGTCACTGGAGAGAATCCTGATGAAAAAACCGTTGATCTTCTCATCTCTACTG GTGAGAGTGAAACCTTTTTGCAAAAAGCAATTCAGCAACAGGGGAGAGCAACAATCATGGACACAATCCAAGAGATTCAAGAGAGGCATGACACAGTTATGGAGATAGAGAGGAGCCTCAATGAGCTTCACCAAGTGTTCTTGGACATGGCTGTTTTGGTCCAATCACAAGGTGAGCAAATAGATGACATAGAGAACCACGTGGCGAGAGCTAATTCGTATGTCCGCGGTGGGGTCCAGCAGCTCCAGGTTGCAAGGAAGCACCAGAAGAATACCCGGAAGTGGACCTTAATTGCCATCATAATATTGATCATTATCATATTGATTATAGTTCTTCctattgttttaaaaaattga
- the LOC130961193 gene encoding syntaxin-121-like has product MNDLFSGSFSRLRNERTSPDRHHVIEMSAVTPDAAGSGGVHLDKFFDDVEGVKEELREVERLLQSLQSSHEQSKTLHNAAAVRDLRSRMDADVSAALKKAKVIKLRLEALDRSNAANRNLPGCGPGSSSDRTRTSVVNGLKKKLKDSMESFNELRQQISAEYRETVQRRYFTVTGENPDEKTLDLLISTGESETFLQKAIQEQGRGRILDTINEIQERHDAVKEIEKNLKELHQVFLDMAVLVQTQGEQLDDIESHVARAHSFVHTGTERLQTARKHQKNTRKWTCFCIILLLAIILVVLLVVLKPWQHNGSSGGGSQPAPAQTPPPPPPAGA; this is encoded by the exons atgaacGACCTATTTTCCGGTTCCTTCTCCCGCTTGCGCAACGAACGTACTTCACCGGACCGCCACCACGTCATCGAGATGTCTGCCGTCACGCCGGACGCTGCAGGCTCGGGCGGCGTCCACCTCGACAAGTTCTTCGACGATGTCGAAGGCGTTAAAGAGGAGCTTCGCGAAGTCGAGCGTCTTCTCCAGAGTCTCCAGAGCAGCCACGAGCAGAGCAAGACGCTTCACAACGCCGCCGCCGTGCGTGACCTCCGGTCGAGAATGGACGCCGACGTATCGGCGGCGCTGAAGAAGGCGAAGGTGATCAAGCTCCGCCTCGAGGCGCTGGACCGGTCCAACGCTGCGAACCGGAACCTGCCGGGTTGTGGACCGGGTTCGTCATCGGACCGGACGAGAACTTCGGTGGTTAAcggtttgaagaagaagctgaaGGATTCGATGGAGAGCTTCAATGAATTGCGGCAGCAGATCTCGGCGGAGTATAGGGAGACGGTGCAGCGGCGGTACTTCACCGTCACCGGCGAGAATCCCGATGAGAAGACGCTCGATCTCTTGATCTCTACTG GTGAGAGTGAAACATTCCTTCAGAAAGCCATTCAAGAACAAGGCAGGGGAAGAATTCTTGACACCATCAATGAAATTCAAGAAAGGCATGATGCTGTCAAAGAGATCGAGAAGAATCTCAAGGAGTTGCACCAGGTGTTCCTTGACATGGCAGTGCTGGTGCAAACACAGGGCGAGCAACTGGACGATATTGAGAGCCACGTGGCGCGAGCCCATTCGTTTGTGCACACCGGAACAGAGCGGTTGCAAACTGCAAGAAAGCACCAGAAGAACACCAGGAAATGGACCTGTTTTTGTATCATACTGCTTCTAGCGATTATCTTGGTAGTGTTGCTAGTGGTTCTGAAACCGTGGCAACATAATGGCAGCAGTGGTGGTGGTAGTCAGCCTGCTCCGGCTCAAACACCTCCACCACCACCTCCTGCCGGTGCTTAA